Genomic segment of Rhodococcus sp. W8901:
TGACGAAGCAGTCCCCGGGTGAGCGGTCAGCGGGGAATCATGGCCAGCTGACGGCTCTGCACCACGACGGCGCCGGTGGAGTCGAGCACGGTGTGATCCTCCTCGAACCACGTGTCGCCCAGCACCGTCGAGCTCGCCATCACCCGCAACCAGCCGGGGGCCGGCTGTCGGCGCAGGTACGTCGTCAGCTGGACGGTGGGCGCCCACCCGAACATCCCGCGGTTCATCGTCACCGGCGCGCAGATGTCACCGGTCATGATCGCGAACATCGCCGCGGTGGCCGGGTCCTCCTCGTCGGCAGCCCACGGCCGCGCCCACATGCGAACCTGCGGCTCGCCCTGCTTCCCGCTGAGGAAGTGGGCCGACGACCCGTCTACGCGCAGATCGCAGCCCTGCGAGACGTGCACGATCTGGGCCATCGGATGGTCCTTCGAGAGCACGTGCGCCTCGGTTGTCGGCTCGGCCGGCAGTTGCGCGAGCGACTGCACCTCGGCGTAGTGCGGCTCCCCCGCGTCCGGCACACCCAGCGTCACCGCCGCGTGCACCGCGGGCCGACCGGCCTGCGACAGCTCGACGTCGACCAGCGAGACCTGCCGTCCCCGCTTGCGCACGGTCGCCACGAGATCGACGTCGCCCGGGTCCGGGGCGGCGAGGTAGTTGGCGCTGACGGCCAGTGGCTGGACGGCCGGGTCGACGGGCATCCCACCTGGCGCCGTGCGGATCAGCTCGCGCCGTGCGGCGGCCGCGCACAGCGCCATCATGCAGCCGCCGTGCACCTTGGGTCCGATGGTCCAGATCGGGTCGATGTGGGCGCCGTACCGGCCGGCGACACCATCGGGACCACCGCCCTGCGGGGTGACGGCGGTCAGATCCCGGAACGGGTGGGCGGACACTGCGTTGTCGGAAGTCACTGCTCGTCCTGTCTGTGGGGGTCGGTGAAGTCGTCGAAGGTGCGGCCCGCGAAGCTCGCGGCACCGATGTCCTGATGTGCGAGCCGGCGCAGTGCGGCGAGGACGGGTTCGTAGATCGCGGTGCCGAGGACCGCGTACTCCACCGCGGATTCGACGGAGTCGGTAGGCATCAGTTCGAGGTCGACCTCGGCGATCCCGCGGATGTGCCGGCCGTACGCGTCGAGGCGTTCGTCGGTCATCGGGATGCCGACGTCCTCGGCGGCCGCGAGGGCCCGGTCCAGTTGCGCGACAGCGGGATACGAGGGTTCGTAGACCTGGCCGAGGCGTTCGAGCACGGCCCGCGCGCGAGGGTAGTCGTTCGACTGCTCGGCCGATTCGACCGGATACGGCGGCAGCGCGGCGAGCGCGCGTCCGACGGTGTCGAAGACCGTGTCGGCGGGCTGGTCGACGAGGCGGACGACGGTGCGGATCTTGCCCAGCGGCAACCCGACGCCGGCGAGTGCCTTGATGAGCGCGAGCCGCCGCACGTGCTGCTCGCCGTACTCGGCCTGCGTCGCGCTGCTCGCCTCCCCGGGCATGAGCAGGCCCTCGCGCAGGTAGTACTTGACGGTCGCGAGGGGCACGCCGCTGGCGGAGACCAGTTCGGAGACCCGCATCCCACCGCTCCTGCCCGTGCCGACTATTGACACCCACCGTCATCGGGTCGACGATGAACTCGTACTGGATAGCTCAACTATCCAATTTCGGGTTCGAGCCTACCGCACACGAGGAACTCACCATGGATCCCGTTCTCACGATCGTCGTCGGCGTCACCGTGCTCACGGTGGTCGGCATCGCGTCCGGCGGCGCGTTCCTGCTCCGCATCCTCACCGGACATCAGGGCGCCAACGACCTACAGAAGAGTTTCTTCCGGGCAGGGCACGCCCACGCCGGCGTCCTCGTCACCCTCGGTCTCGTGCTCGCCACCCTGACCACGGTGGTCGATGTGAGTCCCGGCTGGGCCGCGACCGGCGCGATCGCCGTGCTGGCGTCGGCGATCTTCATTCCCGCCGGGTTCTTCCTGTCCGTCCTCGGACGCGACCCCGCGAAACCGGGCCCGATGCTCGCGTCGATCTGGGTCGGCGCCGCGTGTCTCGCGGTCGGGCTGGTGATCTCGGGGATCACCGTGATCAGTGCGGGGGTCTCTGCGCTGTAGACCGGGGGCGGGATCAGCGGCGCAGGTGTTCGCGCGCGAAGCTCAGCGCCTGCCCCAGCATCGACGCACGCTCGGACCGGGTGCGGGCGTTCTGGGTGTTGATCTCGATGACGGCCTGCCCGGCGAACCCGCTGTCGACGAGATGTCGGCACACTTCGACGCAGGGCTGGCTGCCGTGCCCGGGAATGAGGTGCTCGTCGATCGACGCGCCGCGCCCGTCGGCCAGGTGCAGGTGGGCCAGACCGCTGCCCATCCGGTTCGCGAGATCCAGCGCATCCATGCCCGCGGTCGCGGTGTGGGACAGGTCCAGCGTGTAGTGCCGGTGATCGGAGTCGGTGGGGTCGTACGACGGGCTGAACGCGGACAGCGCCGCACCCGGCCCCCCGCGTCGACGCAGCCGCTGGGCCGACTTCTCCCGGCCGCCGAAGAAGCTGTCGGCGCGCATCGGGAACATGTTCTCCACCGCCACCACAGCGCCGGTCTTCTCTTCGAGACCCGCCACCTGGTCTGCGAAACCGTCGGCGTAGCGGCGCTGCCACCGGAACGGCGGGTGCACCACCACGTTCGACGCACCCAGCGCCTCCGCGGTCGCGACCGAGCGGTCCAGCTTCGCGATGGGGTCGGCGCCCCACACGCGCTGCGAGATCAGCAGGCACGGCACGTGCACCGCCTGAACGGGCACCGCGTACTTGCGGACCAGCCGCTGGACCGCCGAGACGTCCTGGCTGACCGATTCGGCCCACACCATCAACTCGACGCCGTCGTAGCCGACCTCGGCCGCATACCGGAACGCGGCCTCGGTGTTCTCGGGGTACACCGAGGCCGTGGACAACCCGACGAGGATCTTCCGATCCGGCATTGCTGGTCTCCCCACGACGTACCCTTCGCCGGCGTCCGGTCAGCTCGTGCCGAGCAGGAAGGCGAGTGGGCCCAGGGTGACGAACACACCCGCGACGACCGCGATCACCAGGCTCGTGATGTCGTCCGTCCGGCGCAGGATCCGCACCATCGCGACCAGGCCGACGATCACCAGGACCGCGAGCACCAGCGCCACCATCGGCAGCATGTCCCACAGCTTCTCGAAGCCCTTGAACATCAGCGCGCCGGCGACCAAGGCGACCGCACCCTGTCCGAGCAACACCGCCCACTGCTTGGCTCCGCTGGCCTCGGGCTCGTCGTCGAGGTCCTCGAGATCCCCGAAGTCCCCGAGATTCTCGTTGTTCTCGAGATCGGCGTCCGAGTCCACGTCGCCGTCCGTCTCGGCGGCGGCACGCTCGTTCCCCTGACGCATCAGGTCGCCGGCGAGGGTCTGCCCCGACAGCAGCCTGGGCTCGGGCGCCCCGCCGCGCGCGGGGGCCGGGCCCGACTCGATCACCGTCGTCGACGCCACGGATCGCCAGCCGGCGTTCGTTCCCCTCCCGGTCGGCCCGTCGTCCTTCACGGCCGGCGCGACGACGGTGGGCGCGTCGTCGGCCTTGGCCGCCGCTCCCTTCGCCGCGCTGTTCGCGGACGCCTTCGCATCGGCCCGGGCATCGCGCTTGTCCTGCGCGTCGGCGTCGGCGAGGGTGAACACGGCCGTCGCATCCGACTCCGGCGCGGGGGCCGGTGCCTCGGCGGTTGCAGCGGGTCTCGCGGGAGCCTTGGGTGCTTCGGGAGCCTTGGGGGCTCGAGGCGTTGGGGGGGCCGGGGCAATCCGAGCCGCCTTGGGCGCTGCAGGAGCCTCGGGCCTCGCCGGGACCGGAGTCTCGGCCGCCTTCACCGGCTCCGGGGCCGCGGTCGCCTTCGCCGGCACCTCCGGCGCCGGGATCTGCGCAGCAGCCGGGGTCTCGGGATCGTCGTCGGACTCGCCGGCCGTGCGCCCATTGCGGACCGCCGGGAACTCGCCGGTCAGTTCAGCGACGGAGATGCCGCCCTTGACGCCGCGACGTCGTCGGCCGCCACCACCGGCACCGACTCGCTGGCCGTTACGGGCCAACAGCTCCGCAACCGAGATTGCTTGGCTGTCACCTTCGGGCTCCGTCATCGAGCGCTCACCACCAGTTCTCCACCCATGTCCGTATCGAGCTTGCGAAGAATCAGACCCTCACGCAGTGCCCACGGGCAAATTTCGAGCGTGTCGACCCCGAGCGCGCGCATGCTGGCCTCCGCAACGAGAGCTCCGGCCACGATCTGCTGGGAGCGGTCGGAACTCACGCCCTCCAATTCTGCACGGTCCGACGCGGTCATCCGCGATATGAAGGCGATCAGCTGGCGCAGGCCGCTCGATGTGAGCGTCCGTGTGACGCGCGGACCTGCGGCGGACGGCGCGGCACCGGTGAGTCGGGCCAGTGACCGGAACGTCTTGGACGTGCCGACGCAGCGGTCGGGCTCGCCGCCCGCGCGCAGCTGCTTGGCCGGGGCGACCAGTTCGGCGTCGAGCCAGTCGCGCAGCACCGCGACGCGGCGCTTGCCGGGCGGGTCCTCCTGCAGCCAGTCGCGGGTCAGCCGTCCGGCACCCAACTGGAGCGAGAACGCGGTATCGGGATCTTCGTCACCGCCGCATGTCAGCTCGAGCGAGCCGCCGCCGATGTCGATGTTGAGGATGCGCCCGGCGCTCCACCCGTACCAGCGCCGCACCGCCAGGAACGTCAGCCTGGCCTCGTCGACACCCGAGAGAACCTCGAGGCTCACGCCGGTCTCGGCACGCACCCGGGACAGGACCGCCTCCGAGTTGTTGGCGTCGCGCACCGCGGACGTCGCGAAGGCCATCAGCTCACCGCAGCCCGACGACCTGGCGATACCCGCGAAATCGTTGACTGTCGTGACCAACCGGTCGGCACCGACGGCCGTGATGTCTCCACGGTCGTCGGTGTTCTCGGCAAGCCGCAGAGTCGCTTTCGTGGAGCTCATCGGCGTGGGGTGCCCACCACGATGAGCGTCCACCACGAGCAGGTGGACGGTGTTGCTTCCGACATCGAGTACCCCAAGGCGCACACGGTTACGGTACTGGGTCTACCGTCGGGCACTGTGACAGCAGGCAGCACCACGGGCTCCGACAAGTTGGTGCCCGCACCAGAAGTGGATCTGGACTTCCCCCGCGAATGGGTGCAGTTCGTCGACCCAGAAAACTCCGAACACACCATCAAAGCCGACCTGACGTGGCTCCTTTCCCGCTGGACCTGCGTCTTCGGCAGCCCGGCGTGCCAGGGCACGGTGGCGGGCCGCCCGGACGACGGGTGCTGCTCGCACGGCGCCTTCCTGTCCGACCAGGAGGACAAGGACAAGCTCGACGCCTCCGTGAGGATGCTCACACCGGAGGACTGGCAGTTCATGGAGAAGGGCCTCGGCAAGAAGGGTTACGTCGAGGAGGACGACCTCGAGGACGAGCCGGCGCTGCGGACCCGCCGCTACAAGGGCGCCTGCATTTTCCTCAACCGTCCGGGCTTCGAGGGCGGCATCGGGTGCGCGCTGCACAAGATGGCGCTGCGCAAGGGCATCGAGCCGCTCGAGGTGAAGCCCGACGTGTGCTGGCAGCTGCCGATCCGCCGGACCCAGGAGTGGGTCGACCGGCCGGACGGCGAGCAGATCCTCGAGACCACCGTCACCGAGTACGACCGACGCGGTTGGGGCGAGGGCGGCGAGGACCTGGCGTGGTACTGCTCGGGGTCCCCCGACGCCCACGTCGGCGCCAGGCCGGTGTGGCAGTCGTACGCACCGGAGCTCACCGAACTGCTCGGCAAGGCCGCTTACGACGAACTGGCGTCGCTGTGCCGGCGTCGCGAGGGCCTGGGCCTGATCGCGATCCATCCCGCGACCACCGCGGCGCAGCAGAAGAAGGCCTGACACGTACCGGCCTTCCGGCCGAATGTCACATCGGTTCAGTCCCACTGAACGGATGTGACATTCGGCCGTCATGCGGGCCGCAGGATCACTCCTCGAGCTTGTAGCCGAGTCCGCGGACCGTCACCAGGTGCTGCGGCTTGCCGGGGTCGGCCTCGATCTTGGCGCGCAGACGCTTGACGTGGACGTCGAGGGTCTTGGTGTCGCCCACGTAGTCGGCGCCCCACACCCGGTCGATCAGCTGTCCGCGGGTGAGGACCCGGCCCGAATTGCGCAGCAGGTATTCGAGCAGGTCGAACTCCTTGAGCGGCAACGCCACCGGTTCACCGGCCACGTGGACCAGGTGCCGTTCGACGTCCATCCGCACCGGACCGGCCTCGAGCACACCGTCGTCGGGGCCGGCGTCGGCCTCCGCGTCGGTACCACGGCGCAGCACGGCCCGGATTCGGGCGATCAGCTCTCGGGCCGAGTACGGCTTGGTGACGTAGTCGTCGGCGCCGAGTTCGAGCCCGACCACCTTGTCGATCTCGCTGTCACGGGCGGTGACCATGATGACCGGGACCGACGACTTGGCGCGCAACTGCTTGCACACGTCGGTTCCGCTCATGCCGGGCAGCATGACGTCGAGCAGGACGATGTCGGCGCCGGAGCGCTCGAACTCGGCCAGCGCGGACGGCCCGTCACCGACGACGGTGGTTTCGAAGCCTTCCTTGCGCAGCAGGAACGCCAGCGGGTCGGCCAGCGACTCCTCGTCCTCCACGATCAGCACACTCGTCAACGGTTGGCCTCCAGACTTGTGCCGCGTCGATTCACGACGCGGCTTTCTTCTCGATCATTGCGGGTTTGCGGGTGTCGCCGGGCTCGAGGGCGTCGGCGGGCACGGACTCGAAGTGTGCGGGAATCTGCAGTGTGAAGGTCGATCCGGTGCCGGGCCGGCTCCACAGGTCGATCGCACCGTTGTGGTTGGCGGCGACGTGCTTGACGATCGCCAGCCCCAACCCGGTGCCGCCGGTGGCCCGGGAGCGGGCCTTGTCGACGCGGAAGAAGCGTTCGAAGACACGCTCCTGATCCTCCTTGGCGATGCCGATGCCGCGGTCGGTGACGGAGACAGCCACGTTGTCGCCGCGTACCGAGCGGCTGACCGACACCGCGGTGCCCTTCGGCGAGTACGCGATGGCGTTCTCGACGAGGTTGGACAGCGCCGTCACGAGGAGGGTGCGGTCCCCCATCACCTCGAGCCCGCTGGGGGCGTCGGTATGAACCGTGATCTCGGCGGCCTCGGCGGCGACGGTGGACCGGCGCAGCGCCTCGGCGATGACGTCGTCGACGTCGACCACGTCGAGGTCGGGCAGCTTCTCGGCGCCCTGCAGCCGCGAAAGCGCGATCAGTTCGGTGACCATGTTGCCGAGCCGCGCGGATTCGCTCAGGACGCGTTGCCCGAAGTAGCGCACCGAGTCGGGGTCGTCGGCCGACTCGAGTAGTGCCTCCGCGAGCAGCCCCATGGCGCCGACCGGCGTCTTGAGTTCGTGGCTGACGTTCGCGACGAAGTCGCGGCGGGTGGCCTCCATGCGGACCTGTTCCGAGTCGTCGTCGGCGAACACCACGACGAAGCGGCGGTCCTCCTCGCTCAGCAACCGCGCGACGCCGCGCACGGCCATCTTGGCGCGACCGCGCTGGGTGGTGCGGGTCGTGAGGTCCATGT
This window contains:
- a CDS encoding thioesterase family protein gives rise to the protein MSAHPFRDLTAVTPQGGGPDGVAGRYGAHIDPIWTIGPKVHGGCMMALCAAAARRELIRTAPGGMPVDPAVQPLAVSANYLAAPDPGDVDLVATVRKRGRQVSLVDVELSQAGRPAVHAAVTLGVPDAGEPHYAEVQSLAQLPAEPTTEAHVLSKDHPMAQIVHVSQGCDLRVDGSSAHFLSGKQGEPQVRMWARPWAADEEDPATAAMFAIMTGDICAPVTMNRGMFGWAPTVQLTTYLRRQPAPGWLRVMASSTVLGDTWFEEDHTVLDSTGAVVVQSRQLAMIPR
- a CDS encoding MerR family transcriptional regulator; translated protein: MRVSELVSASGVPLATVKYYLREGLLMPGEASSATQAEYGEQHVRRLALIKALAGVGLPLGKIRTVVRLVDQPADTVFDTVGRALAALPPYPVESAEQSNDYPRARAVLERLGQVYEPSYPAVAQLDRALAAAEDVGIPMTDERLDAYGRHIRGIAEVDLELMPTDSVESAVEYAVLGTAIYEPVLAALRRLAHQDIGAASFAGRTFDDFTDPHRQDEQ
- a CDS encoding sugar phosphate isomerase/epimerase family protein → MPDRKILVGLSTASVYPENTEAAFRYAAEVGYDGVELMVWAESVSQDVSAVQRLVRKYAVPVQAVHVPCLLISQRVWGADPIAKLDRSVATAEALGASNVVVHPPFRWQRRYADGFADQVAGLEEKTGAVVAVENMFPMRADSFFGGREKSAQRLRRRGGPGAALSAFSPSYDPTDSDHRHYTLDLSHTATAGMDALDLANRMGSGLAHLHLADGRGASIDEHLIPGHGSQPCVEVCRHLVDSGFAGQAVIEINTQNARTRSERASMLGQALSFAREHLRR
- a CDS encoding Ppx/GppA phosphatase family protein is translated as MRLGVLDVGSNTVHLLVVDAHRGGHPTPMSSTKATLRLAENTDDRGDITAVGADRLVTTVNDFAGIARSSGCGELMAFATSAVRDANNSEAVLSRVRAETGVSLEVLSGVDEARLTFLAVRRWYGWSAGRILNIDIGGGSLELTCGGDEDPDTAFSLQLGAGRLTRDWLQEDPPGKRRVAVLRDWLDAELVAPAKQLRAGGEPDRCVGTSKTFRSLARLTGAAPSAAGPRVTRTLTSSGLRQLIAFISRMTASDRAELEGVSSDRSQQIVAGALVAEASMRALGVDTLEICPWALREGLILRKLDTDMGGELVVSAR
- a CDS encoding response regulator transcription factor — translated: MTSVLIVEDEESLADPLAFLLRKEGFETTVVGDGPSALAEFERSGADIVLLDVMLPGMSGTDVCKQLRAKSSVPVIMVTARDSEIDKVVGLELGADDYVTKPYSARELIARIRAVLRRGTDAEADAGPDDGVLEAGPVRMDVERHLVHVAGEPVALPLKEFDLLEYLLRNSGRVLTRGQLIDRVWGADYVGDTKTLDVHVKRLRAKIEADPGKPQHLVTVRGLGYKLEE
- a CDS encoding sensor histidine kinase, with the translated sequence MTVVQAVMLAVATAIAGCIVGGVVVPRLGSRHARRQQAQAGLTMSQVLDLIVLTSESGIAVVDKFNDVVLFNPRAEELGLVRNRMIDDRAWVAATEVFETGEAVDMDLTTRTTQRGRAKMAVRGVARLLSEEDRRFVVVFADDDSEQVRMEATRRDFVANVSHELKTPVGAMGLLAEALLESADDPDSVRYFGQRVLSESARLGNMVTELIALSRLQGAEKLPDLDVVDVDDVIAEALRRSTVAAEAAEITVHTDAPSGLEVMGDRTLLVTALSNLVENAIAYSPKGTAVSVSRSVRGDNVAVSVTDRGIGIAKEDQERVFERFFRVDKARSRATGGTGLGLAIVKHVAANHNGAIDLWSRPGTGSTFTLQIPAHFESVPADALEPGDTRKPAMIEKKAAS